The proteins below come from a single Miscanthus floridulus cultivar M001 chromosome 1, ASM1932011v1, whole genome shotgun sequence genomic window:
- the LOC136539163 gene encoding protein NRT1/ PTR FAMILY 8.3-like isoform X2, whose protein sequence is MHAVLCNRDEFGDLTHHCAPREQSGCSEKYLLLGRSVLPHTTSWGFRCGQLLGKILDHGRIPPSLHRGKFFRAATDGIDPIDLRLNMNSDVHPALVYLGLYLAAIASGGVKPCISAFGADQFDVNDPVELVKKGSFFNWYFFLTTTSSLLSGTVIVWLQDNVGWAVSYVIPTVLMFICFPAFLAGSRVYRFRKMGVSPLTSILQVVFAAVRKWHIKLPDDSSLLYEQANSPSTTEASHKNKHTNQFRFFDKAAIVVPSGNESTAQTSPWRLCTVTQVEELKMLLSTLPTWASFVVFYAVTAQMQSTMIEQGMLMDNHVGSFAIPPASMPIIGVLSFLICVAVYETILVPSARRFTGNEKGFSQWQRLGIGQALSILTMALAALLETRRLAIAEANGLRHQEVPVPMSILWQGPVFFVHGAAEMFGSIGMTEFFYDQAPVTMKSLCAAFGQLAIASGSYFNSAVLSVVAFATTRGSQTGWIPDNLNEGHLDYFFWMMAALSLLNLALFVRYSMRHGGKAT, encoded by the exons ATGCATGCTGTTCTCTGCAATCGCGACGAATTTGGTGACCTTACTCACCACTGTGCTCCACGAGAGCAAAGTGGATGCAGCGAGAAATATCTCCTCCTGGGCCGGAGTGTGCTACCTCACACCACTTCTTGGGGCTTTCGTTGCGGACAGTTACTTGGGAAGATACTGGACCATGGTCGTATTCCTCCCAGTCTACATCGTGGTAAGTTCTTCAGAGCAGCAACTGATGGAATCGATCCGATCGATCTGCGATTGAATATGAAT AGCGACGTTCACCCTGCACTGGTTTACCTTGGTCTCTACCTTGCCGCCATTGCCAGCGGTGGTGTCAAGCCCTGCATCTCTGCCTTCGGGGCTGACCAATTTGACGTCAATGACCCGGTGGAGCTGGTGAAGAAGGGCTCCTTCTTCAACTGGTACTTCTTCctcaccaccaccagctccctGCTGTCTGGCACGGTCATTGTTTGGCTTCAGGACAATGTTGGGTGGGCAGTCAGCTACGTGATCCCAACAGTGCTCATGTTCATCTGTTTCCCTGCATTTTTAGCTGGCTCGAGGGTATACAGGTTTAGGAAAATGGGAGTAAGCCCCCTTACCAGCATACTTCAAGTGGTTTTTGCAGCTGTCAGGAAGTGGCATATCAAACTGCCGGATGATAGCTCGCTTCTATATGAGCAAgccaattcaccttctacaactGAAGCAAGTCATAAGAACAAGCATACCAATCAGTTCAG GTTCTTTGACAAGGCTGCCATTGTCGTCCCATCAGGCAACGAATCCACGGCGCAGACGAGTCCATGGAGGCTCTGCACAGTGACACAGGTCGAGGAGCTAAAGATGCTGCTCTCGACGCTCCCTACCTGGGCGTCGTTCGTGGTTTTCTACGCAGTCACGGCTCAGATGCAGTCGACGATGATCGAGCAAGGCATGCTCATGGATAACCACGTTGGCTCGTTTGCCATCCCACCGGCGTCCATGCCCATCATTGGTGTGCTCAGCTTCCTCATCTGTGTCGCCGTCTATGAAACCATCCTAGTGCCGTCGGCGCGGCGCTTCACCGGAAACGAGAAAGGCTTCTCCCAGTGGCAGCGCCTCGGAATCGGCCAAGCTCTGTCCATTCTGACAATGGCGCTCGCTGCGTTGCTGGAGACAAGGAGGCTGGCGATCGCGGAAGCCAACGGCCTGAGGCATCAGGAGGTGCCGGTGCCAATGAGCATCCTGTGGCAGGGCCCAGTTTTCTTTGTGCATGGTGCGGCCGAGATGTTTGGTTCCATTGGCATGACTGAGTTCTTCTACGACCAAGCCCCGGTGACCATGAAGAGCCTGTGCGCAGCGTTCGGGCAGCTCGCGATTGCCTCCGGGTCTTACTTCAACTCAGCCGTGCTCAGCGTCGTTGCATTTGCCACAACACGCGGCAGCCAAACCGGGTGGATTCCGGACAACCTCAACGAAGGCCATCTCGACTATTTCTTCTGGATGATGGCCGCTCTTAGCTTGCTCAACTTAGCTCTGTTTGTGCGTTACTCAATGAGGCATGGAGGCAAGGCAACATAA
- the LOC136539163 gene encoding protein NRT1/ PTR FAMILY 8.3-like isoform X1, whose translation MEAADGENALLLHLQPTPPVVASEYASDGSVDINKQPALKKSTGNWRACYPVLGVGFSECMLFSAIATNLVTLLTTVLHESKVDAARNISSWAGVCYLTPLLGAFVADSYLGRYWTMVVFLPVYIVAMLVLISSASLPMLFQSDVHPALVYLGLYLAAIASGGVKPCISAFGADQFDVNDPVELVKKGSFFNWYFFLTTTSSLLSGTVIVWLQDNVGWAVSYVIPTVLMFICFPAFLAGSRVYRFRKMGVSPLTSILQVVFAAVRKWHIKLPDDSSLLYEQANSPSTTEASHKNKHTNQFRFFDKAAIVVPSGNESTAQTSPWRLCTVTQVEELKMLLSTLPTWASFVVFYAVTAQMQSTMIEQGMLMDNHVGSFAIPPASMPIIGVLSFLICVAVYETILVPSARRFTGNEKGFSQWQRLGIGQALSILTMALAALLETRRLAIAEANGLRHQEVPVPMSILWQGPVFFVHGAAEMFGSIGMTEFFYDQAPVTMKSLCAAFGQLAIASGSYFNSAVLSVVAFATTRGSQTGWIPDNLNEGHLDYFFWMMAALSLLNLALFVRYSMRHGGKAT comes from the exons ATGGAAGCAGCCGACGGGGAGAACGCTCTGCTTCTTCATCTCCAACCTACTCCGCCG GTTGTAGCTTCGGAGTACGCAAGTGATGGATCAGTTGATATCAACAAACAACCTGCTCTCAAGAAAAGTACAGGGAACTGGAGGGCATGCTATCCCGTCTTAG GTGTTGGATTCAGTGAATGCATGCTGTTCTCTGCAATCGCGACGAATTTGGTGACCTTACTCACCACTGTGCTCCACGAGAGCAAAGTGGATGCAGCGAGAAATATCTCCTCCTGGGCCGGAGTGTGCTACCTCACACCACTTCTTGGGGCTTTCGTTGCGGACAGTTACTTGGGAAGATACTGGACCATGGTCGTATTCCTCCCAGTCTACATCGTG GCAATGCTAGTCCTGATATCTTCAGCATCACTCCCAATGTTGTTCCAGAGCGACGTTCACCCTGCACTGGTTTACCTTGGTCTCTACCTTGCCGCCATTGCCAGCGGTGGTGTCAAGCCCTGCATCTCTGCCTTCGGGGCTGACCAATTTGACGTCAATGACCCGGTGGAGCTGGTGAAGAAGGGCTCCTTCTTCAACTGGTACTTCTTCctcaccaccaccagctccctGCTGTCTGGCACGGTCATTGTTTGGCTTCAGGACAATGTTGGGTGGGCAGTCAGCTACGTGATCCCAACAGTGCTCATGTTCATCTGTTTCCCTGCATTTTTAGCTGGCTCGAGGGTATACAGGTTTAGGAAAATGGGAGTAAGCCCCCTTACCAGCATACTTCAAGTGGTTTTTGCAGCTGTCAGGAAGTGGCATATCAAACTGCCGGATGATAGCTCGCTTCTATATGAGCAAgccaattcaccttctacaactGAAGCAAGTCATAAGAACAAGCATACCAATCAGTTCAG GTTCTTTGACAAGGCTGCCATTGTCGTCCCATCAGGCAACGAATCCACGGCGCAGACGAGTCCATGGAGGCTCTGCACAGTGACACAGGTCGAGGAGCTAAAGATGCTGCTCTCGACGCTCCCTACCTGGGCGTCGTTCGTGGTTTTCTACGCAGTCACGGCTCAGATGCAGTCGACGATGATCGAGCAAGGCATGCTCATGGATAACCACGTTGGCTCGTTTGCCATCCCACCGGCGTCCATGCCCATCATTGGTGTGCTCAGCTTCCTCATCTGTGTCGCCGTCTATGAAACCATCCTAGTGCCGTCGGCGCGGCGCTTCACCGGAAACGAGAAAGGCTTCTCCCAGTGGCAGCGCCTCGGAATCGGCCAAGCTCTGTCCATTCTGACAATGGCGCTCGCTGCGTTGCTGGAGACAAGGAGGCTGGCGATCGCGGAAGCCAACGGCCTGAGGCATCAGGAGGTGCCGGTGCCAATGAGCATCCTGTGGCAGGGCCCAGTTTTCTTTGTGCATGGTGCGGCCGAGATGTTTGGTTCCATTGGCATGACTGAGTTCTTCTACGACCAAGCCCCGGTGACCATGAAGAGCCTGTGCGCAGCGTTCGGGCAGCTCGCGATTGCCTCCGGGTCTTACTTCAACTCAGCCGTGCTCAGCGTCGTTGCATTTGCCACAACACGCGGCAGCCAAACCGGGTGGATTCCGGACAACCTCAACGAAGGCCATCTCGACTATTTCTTCTGGATGATGGCCGCTCTTAGCTTGCTCAACTTAGCTCTGTTTGTGCGTTACTCAATGAGGCATGGAGGCAAGGCAACATAA
- the LOC136539163 gene encoding protein NRT1/ PTR FAMILY 8.3-like isoform X3: MLFSAIATNLVTLLTTVLHESKVDAARNISSWAGVCYLTPLLGAFVADSYLGRYWTMVVFLPVYIVAMLVLISSASLPMLFQSDVHPALVYLGLYLAAIASGGVKPCISAFGADQFDVNDPVELVKKGSFFNWYFFLTTTSSLLSGTVIVWLQDNVGWAVSYVIPTVLMFICFPAFLAGSRVYRFRKMGVSPLTSILQVVFAAVRKWHIKLPDDSSLLYEQANSPSTTEASHKNKHTNQFRFFDKAAIVVPSGNESTAQTSPWRLCTVTQVEELKMLLSTLPTWASFVVFYAVTAQMQSTMIEQGMLMDNHVGSFAIPPASMPIIGVLSFLICVAVYETILVPSARRFTGNEKGFSQWQRLGIGQALSILTMALAALLETRRLAIAEANGLRHQEVPVPMSILWQGPVFFVHGAAEMFGSIGMTEFFYDQAPVTMKSLCAAFGQLAIASGSYFNSAVLSVVAFATTRGSQTGWIPDNLNEGHLDYFFWMMAALSLLNLALFVRYSMRHGGKAT, from the exons ATGCTGTTCTCTGCAATCGCGACGAATTTGGTGACCTTACTCACCACTGTGCTCCACGAGAGCAAAGTGGATGCAGCGAGAAATATCTCCTCCTGGGCCGGAGTGTGCTACCTCACACCACTTCTTGGGGCTTTCGTTGCGGACAGTTACTTGGGAAGATACTGGACCATGGTCGTATTCCTCCCAGTCTACATCGTG GCAATGCTAGTCCTGATATCTTCAGCATCACTCCCAATGTTGTTCCAGAGCGACGTTCACCCTGCACTGGTTTACCTTGGTCTCTACCTTGCCGCCATTGCCAGCGGTGGTGTCAAGCCCTGCATCTCTGCCTTCGGGGCTGACCAATTTGACGTCAATGACCCGGTGGAGCTGGTGAAGAAGGGCTCCTTCTTCAACTGGTACTTCTTCctcaccaccaccagctccctGCTGTCTGGCACGGTCATTGTTTGGCTTCAGGACAATGTTGGGTGGGCAGTCAGCTACGTGATCCCAACAGTGCTCATGTTCATCTGTTTCCCTGCATTTTTAGCTGGCTCGAGGGTATACAGGTTTAGGAAAATGGGAGTAAGCCCCCTTACCAGCATACTTCAAGTGGTTTTTGCAGCTGTCAGGAAGTGGCATATCAAACTGCCGGATGATAGCTCGCTTCTATATGAGCAAgccaattcaccttctacaactGAAGCAAGTCATAAGAACAAGCATACCAATCAGTTCAG GTTCTTTGACAAGGCTGCCATTGTCGTCCCATCAGGCAACGAATCCACGGCGCAGACGAGTCCATGGAGGCTCTGCACAGTGACACAGGTCGAGGAGCTAAAGATGCTGCTCTCGACGCTCCCTACCTGGGCGTCGTTCGTGGTTTTCTACGCAGTCACGGCTCAGATGCAGTCGACGATGATCGAGCAAGGCATGCTCATGGATAACCACGTTGGCTCGTTTGCCATCCCACCGGCGTCCATGCCCATCATTGGTGTGCTCAGCTTCCTCATCTGTGTCGCCGTCTATGAAACCATCCTAGTGCCGTCGGCGCGGCGCTTCACCGGAAACGAGAAAGGCTTCTCCCAGTGGCAGCGCCTCGGAATCGGCCAAGCTCTGTCCATTCTGACAATGGCGCTCGCTGCGTTGCTGGAGACAAGGAGGCTGGCGATCGCGGAAGCCAACGGCCTGAGGCATCAGGAGGTGCCGGTGCCAATGAGCATCCTGTGGCAGGGCCCAGTTTTCTTTGTGCATGGTGCGGCCGAGATGTTTGGTTCCATTGGCATGACTGAGTTCTTCTACGACCAAGCCCCGGTGACCATGAAGAGCCTGTGCGCAGCGTTCGGGCAGCTCGCGATTGCCTCCGGGTCTTACTTCAACTCAGCCGTGCTCAGCGTCGTTGCATTTGCCACAACACGCGGCAGCCAAACCGGGTGGATTCCGGACAACCTCAACGAAGGCCATCTCGACTATTTCTTCTGGATGATGGCCGCTCTTAGCTTGCTCAACTTAGCTCTGTTTGTGCGTTACTCAATGAGGCATGGAGGCAAGGCAACATAA